The Micromonospora sp. WMMD961 genome has a segment encoding these proteins:
- a CDS encoding metalloregulator ArsR/SmtB family transcription factor, which translates to MPAISPLAGDPIKRADAERLAGVLKAFADPARLRLLSLIQSAPDGEASVSDLTAALNLSQPTVSHHLRILTEAGLLERDKRGVWAYYRLVPSAIAQIADLLTPPRKRATKRAR; encoded by the coding sequence ATGCCTGCCATCTCGCCGCTCGCCGGCGACCCGATCAAGCGGGCCGATGCCGAGCGCCTCGCCGGGGTGCTGAAGGCATTCGCCGATCCGGCGCGACTCCGGCTGCTCAGCCTGATCCAGTCGGCACCGGACGGTGAAGCCTCCGTCAGCGACCTCACCGCGGCGCTCAACCTCTCCCAGCCGACCGTGAGTCATCACCTTCGGATCCTCACCGAGGCCGGCCTGCTGGAGCGCGACAAGCGCGGGGTCTGGGCGTACTACCGCCTGGTGCCCTCCGCCATCGCGCAGATCGCCGACCTGTTGACGCCGCCCCGGAAACGGGCGACGAAGAGGGCCCGCTGA